The Helicoverpa armigera isolate CAAS_96S chromosome 25, ASM3070526v1, whole genome shotgun sequence genome has a window encoding:
- the LOC110374957 gene encoding ADP-ribosylation factor-like protein 6 yields the protein MGLLDKLSVWLGRGRAEVTVLVLGLDNSGKSTLLNALRPPEQRTQHAAPTVAQQQEHFTSGGVSFSAWDVSGAPRHRALWERHYRRAHAVIFVVDSADHLRLVVAREELELLLAHPDMFGRRVPLLVFANKSDAPHSLAPMQVAAALGLERISDKPWHICASCALSGAGLADGVAWLARQIRDAHLPIAHT from the exons ATGGGTCTCCTAGACAAGCTGTCAGTGTGGCTTGGACGGGGACGCGCCGAGGTGACGGTCCTAGTGCTAGGGCTGGACAACAGCGGCAAGAGTACTCTCCTCAACGCTCTCAGACCTCCCGAGCAGCGCACACAGCATGCTGCACCGACTGTGGCTCAACAACAGGAGCATTtcacta GTGGTGGTGTATCATTCAGTGCATGGGATGTGTCGGGAGCGCCGCGTCACCGCGCGTTGTGGGAGCGACATTACCGTCGCGCGCACGCTGTTATTTTCGTCGTGGATTCTGCTGACCATCTGCGACTTG TGGTGGCTCGTGAGGAGTTGGAGCTCCTTCTCGCGCATCCTGACATGTTCGGCAGACGGGTACCTCTGTTGGTGTTCGCCAATAAGAGCGATGCGCCACACTCGCTTGCACCCATGCAGGTTGCTGCAG CACTTGGCCTAGAGCGTATCTCGGACAAGCCGTGGCACATTTGCGCGTCGTGCGCGCTATCGGGCGCCGGCCTCGCGGACGGCGTCGCGTGGCTCGCGCGACAGATACGCGACGCTCATCTACCGATCGCACATACTTAG
- the LOC135118757 gene encoding probable metabolite transport protein CsbC — MRYGDIILYVKQLLMSSYFRFSVSDKRRRRAFILCTVAVVGQEACGVLALLQFAERVFVLARDDAAAGSPADVLGTPARHALLLGVAQLVASALALYLVEKVGRKRLMVWCGLITGVCLCGGAGAVRAGGAGAGVVLAAAVFADSAGLQPAPYAMLADMFHYQYRGCAVALVSAFAWGGNALEVIVFPLVARAAGVSAALALAAALTLALTLFAAYALPETKGLTPDEIYDVLCPPKTSCDSVVTEGCDNKSFCTKM, encoded by the exons atgaggTACGGagacataattttatatgtaaaacagTTGTTAATGTCCAGTTATTTTCGCTTTTCAGTGAGTGACAAGCGACGTCGTCGCGCCTTCATCCTCTGCACCGTAGCGGTAGTAGGACAAGAGGCTTGCGGCGTGCTGGCTCTGCTCCAGTTTGCAGAGCGCGTGTTCGTGCTGGCTCGCGACGATGCTGCTGCGGGGAGCCCGGCTGACGTGCTCGGCACCCCCGCACGACATGCGTTACTGTTGGGCGTTGCGCAGTTGGTTGCTTCTGCATTAGCTCTGTATTTGGTTGAGAAGGTTGGGAGAAAG CGACTCATGGTATGGTGCGGACTAATAACGGGTGTCTGCCTGTGCGGGGGAGCGGGTGCGGTGCGGGCGGGGGGTGCCGGCGCGGGGGTGGTTCTAGCGGCCGCAGTGTTCGCGGACTCGGCTGGTCTGCAGCCAGCGCCCTATGCTATGCTGGCTGATATGTTTCATTATCAG TACCGCGGCTGCGCTGTAGCGCTAGTCAGCGCTTTCGCGTGGGGCGGCAACGCGCTAGAAGTCATCGTGTTTCCTCTAGTAGCGCGGGCCGCCGGCGTCAGCGCAGCCCTAGCGCTCGCCGCTGCGCTAACTTTAGCGCTAACACTGTTCGCTGCGTACGCGCTACCCGAGACAAAAGGATTGACTCCCGATGAAATATATGATGTGTTGTGTCCGCCTAAAACTAGTTGTGATAGTGTGGTCACTGAAGGTTGTGATAATAAGAGTTTTTGTACTAAAATGTGA